In Thermus thermamylovorans, the DNA window TCACCTCCCTGGCCATCGCCGTGTCCCCTTGGGAAGCGGAGGCCCTGAAGGCCTTGGGGTACCGGAGGGTGGAGGTGGTGCCGAACGGGGTGGGCGTGACGCCCCCTTCGGAGGAGGAGAGGCAAAGGGCCAGGGAAGCCTTGGGGCTTGGGCCGGGGGAGCGGGCAGTGGGCTTCGTGGGCAGGCTGGATCTGCAGAAGGACCCCCTCCTGGCCCTCGAGGCCTTCGCCCGCCTCTCGGAGAAGCTCCCCGAGGCCCGGCTCCTGGTGGTGGGGGATGGGCCCCTGCGGAAGGCGGTGGAGGAGCGGGCGCAAGCCTTAGGGCTTTCCGGGAAGGCGCGCCTCTTGGGAGAGCGGGAGGCCAGGCCCCTTTTGCCCGCCCTCGAGGCCCTCCTCCTCACCAGCGCCTACGAGGGGTTGCCCTACGTCCTCCTCGAGGCCTTCGCCTTTGAGGTGCCCGTGGTGAGCGCCCCCACCCCAGGGCTCGGGCCCTGGCTGAAAGCGGAAGGGCTGGCCCTGGTGGCCGAAAGCCCCGAACCCGAAGCCTTGGCCCAGGCTTTGGAAGGGGTCTTGCGGGAGCCGTCCCTGGCCTCAAAGCTGGCGGAGCGGGGGCGGGCGTGGAGCAGGGAGTGGGGCCTCGAGGGGATGGTGGAGCGCACCCTCCGCCTCTACCGCTTCCTCCAA includes these proteins:
- a CDS encoding glycosyltransferase family 4 protein → MRVLLVLEASGGGAGRHVADLASGLAQRGLEVHLAYSPLRLSEPFRSSLPRLRAAGVRLLEVPMRRKPHPSDLEALRTLLGYARREGPFHLVHGHSSKGGALARLLGLLLRVPVLYTPHGVVTLSPFLKPSERLLYGLAERLLAPLTSLAIAVSPWEAEALKALGYRRVEVVPNGVGVTPPSEEERQRAREALGLGPGERAVGFVGRLDLQKDPLLALEAFARLSEKLPEARLLVVGDGPLRKAVEERAQALGLSGKARLLGEREARPLLPALEALLLTSAYEGLPYVLLEAFAFEVPVVSAPTPGLGPWLKAEGLALVAESPEPEALAQALEGVLREPSLASKLAERGRAWSREWGLEGMVERTLRLYRFLQTSHRPSA